A single window of [Clostridium] hylemonae DSM 15053 DNA harbors:
- a CDS encoding alcohol dehydrogenase catalytic domain-containing protein: MQSKMKALVTHGAHDYRLEEVDRPSAGEGEMIIKVEGCGICAGDLKAFKGGSVFWGDGSAPPYLEVPAIGGHEFVGYIVEMGPGTDKKKTYGIADTDLKVGDRVAVEQIAPCGTCRYCKEGRYHLCVPHNVYGFKNYLNGGFAEYARLTKESLVYKIPEDMPLERALLIEPYACSMHAIDRAAICKDDIVVISGAGCLGLGMITAARKRNPKCLIALDLNEERLKKAKEFGCDITIDPNRESLKDKIMELSDGYGCDVYIEATGHPSSVKQGLDIIRKAGRFIEFSLFLEPVTCDWSVIGDGKELDMYGVSLSYGCFPDTIKGLYTGELMSDGVVSHKFALSDYEAAFEQSGKGTDSVKVVFTFE, encoded by the coding sequence ATGCAGTCTAAGATGAAAGCACTTGTTACACACGGGGCACATGATTACCGGCTGGAAGAGGTGGACAGACCGTCGGCCGGTGAAGGGGAGATGATTATTAAGGTGGAAGGATGCGGCATTTGCGCCGGGGATCTGAAGGCGTTTAAAGGGGGCAGCGTATTCTGGGGAGACGGAAGCGCGCCGCCATATCTGGAAGTGCCGGCGATCGGGGGACATGAGTTTGTCGGATACATTGTAGAGATGGGACCGGGGACAGATAAGAAAAAGACGTATGGTATCGCGGATACGGATCTTAAAGTAGGGGACCGGGTCGCGGTCGAGCAGATAGCGCCGTGCGGAACGTGCAGATATTGTAAGGAAGGGAGATATCATCTCTGTGTACCCCACAATGTATATGGGTTTAAGAATTATCTAAACGGCGGATTTGCGGAATATGCAAGGCTTACAAAAGAGTCGCTTGTCTATAAGATACCAGAGGATATGCCTCTTGAGAGAGCTCTTCTGATCGAACCGTATGCCTGCTCCATGCATGCTATCGACCGGGCGGCCATCTGCAAAGACGATATTGTAGTCATATCAGGGGCCGGATGTCTTGGCCTGGGTATGATAACGGCAGCCAGAAAGAGGAACCCGAAGTGCCTGATCGCGCTGGACCTGAATGAAGAAAGGCTTAAGAAAGCCAAAGAGTTCGGATGCGACATTACGATCGATCCGAACCGTGAAAGCTTAAAAGACAAGATCATGGAGCTGTCGGACGGCTACGGCTGTGATGTGTACATAGAGGCGACCGGGCATCCTTCCAGTGTAAAGCAGGGACTTGACATTATACGCAAGGCAGGCAGATTCATTGAATTCAGTCTGTTTCTGGAACCGGTGACCTGTGACTGGAGCGTGATCGGCGACGGCAAGGAACTTGATATGTATGGAGTCAGCCTGAGCTACGGCTGTTTCCCGGATACGATAAAGGGACTGTACACCGGTGAGCTTATGTCGGATGGAGTTGTGTCGCATAAGTTTGCCCTCAGTGATTATGAAGCTGCTTTTGAACAGAGCGGGAAGGGGACAGATTCTGTAAAGGTAGTATTTACGTTTGAATAA
- a CDS encoding helix-turn-helix domain-containing protein produces the protein MKNLKKLRTERNLSQQQLADMLHTTQQNIYKYENGISEPNLETLKNMADHFQTSIDYLVGYTSIRHKIEPVSEYDLNSDEQTLIQKYRKLLPRIRRIVHIIIDEYLVSSGR, from the coding sequence GTGAAAAATCTCAAAAAACTGAGAACAGAAAGAAATCTAAGCCAGCAGCAGCTGGCAGACATGCTTCACACGACCCAACAGAATATTTATAAATATGAAAACGGAATCTCAGAGCCTAACTTAGAAACTTTGAAGAATATGGCCGATCATTTCCAAACCTCCATAGACTATCTTGTCGGATATACTTCAATACGGCACAAGATAGAACCGGTGTCCGAATACGATCTGAACAGTGATGAACAGACTTTGATCCAAAAATACCGAAAGCTTCTCCCGAGAATCCGCAGAATTGTCCACATCATTATTGACGAGTATCTGGTAAGCTCCGGCAGGTGA
- a CDS encoding DeoR/GlpR family DNA-binding transcription regulator — MKSASRQSLIYDYIKKHSEVSINHIAQYFNISPVTVRRYVDKLEQNGLVSRKYGKALIADNSKAELSFYYRSMKNEENKQAIAQLALPHLLRASSVFLDASTTVLELLKLLPHSHALTVYTASSVILSYLKDRPNVTLFIMGGYLSHTDGATLDSETTVNTARQIFVDAAFISCGGFSAEGFFDNATTGIEVKRIMLQNSVHNYLLADHTKFNSNGIFLVDTWAPIQTLICDASFGKKTERLLETKDVDIEYPKAGSRNIPL, encoded by the coding sequence ATGAAATCAGCATCCAGACAGTCGCTTATATATGATTACATAAAGAAACATAGTGAGGTATCCATTAATCATATCGCCCAGTATTTTAACATTTCACCTGTTACCGTGCGCAGATATGTTGATAAACTGGAACAAAACGGCCTCGTTTCACGAAAATACGGGAAAGCTCTTATCGCCGACAACAGTAAGGCAGAGCTTTCTTTTTATTATCGTTCCATGAAAAACGAAGAAAATAAACAGGCTATCGCACAGCTTGCGCTCCCTCATCTTCTGAGGGCCTCTTCCGTCTTTCTGGATGCGAGCACGACGGTTCTGGAACTGTTAAAACTGCTGCCTCACTCCCACGCACTGACGGTCTATACAGCCAGCTCGGTGATCCTCAGCTATCTGAAAGACCGTCCCAATGTCACACTGTTCATTATGGGCGGTTATCTTTCTCATACGGACGGCGCCACCCTCGATTCTGAGACCACGGTCAATACTGCCCGGCAGATATTCGTAGACGCGGCGTTTATTTCATGCGGCGGTTTTTCAGCCGAAGGTTTTTTTGACAATGCCACAACGGGTATTGAAGTAAAAAGAATCATGCTGCAAAATTCTGTCCACAATTATCTTCTCGCCGATCACACTAAATTTAATTCTAATGGAATTTTTCTGGTAGATACGTGGGCCCCGATACAGACCCTGATCTGTGACGCCTCTTTCGGTAAAAAAACAGAGAGACTTCTTGAAACAAAAGATGTAGATATAGAATATCCCAAAGCCGGAAGCCGAAATATTCCGCTTTGA
- a CDS encoding carbon starvation protein A, which produces MNGIVVLLAGIAILVIAYVTYGKWLAKQWGVDPSKETPAHTEEDGVDYVPAKAPVLLGHHFSSIAGAGPINGPIQAAVFGWVPVLLWVLIGGIFFGAVHDFGALFASIRHKGQSMGEVIADSMGTKAKKLFITFSYLTLILVVAAFASIVANTFMATYTESGAVDVAASAANARTAMISILFIVIAIVFGLLVYRRNASLGVSTVVGVIAIAACMAIGFNWHPLYLSNTAWMIIVGIYITVASVTPVWILLQPRDYLSSFLLYFMMIVAVVGIIGSAFTGSASMDIPAFTGFKDTLAPTGASLGYMFPALFVTIACGAISGFHSLVGSGTTAKQLNSEKDARPIAYGGMLIECALAIISLCAVGYIWANYASGETVTPTVVFATGISKMVGSIPGLAGTQEVAYSMLVLAVSAFCLTSLDTATRLARYMFQEFWLNPGETIAETTGYKKILTNPIVATIITVILGVGLGLTGYANVWPLFGAANQLLAALGLLGVATWLGKAGKNNKMFYIPMAFMLVVTITSLCFTIKSNVAAISLGGAGVSWCYIRTVIAVLLVILAVVLAVDGIKTLMKQDKKAA; this is translated from the coding sequence ATGAATGGTATTGTAGTATTGTTAGCCGGTATTGCAATTCTTGTCATTGCGTATGTGACATACGGCAAATGGCTCGCAAAGCAGTGGGGTGTGGACCCGTCCAAAGAGACGCCTGCGCACACAGAGGAGGATGGTGTGGATTATGTCCCTGCAAAGGCACCTGTATTATTGGGACATCACTTTTCATCCATTGCAGGAGCAGGACCGATCAACGGACCGATCCAGGCGGCTGTATTCGGCTGGGTGCCTGTATTGCTGTGGGTGCTGATCGGAGGTATCTTCTTTGGAGCTGTCCATGACTTTGGCGCACTGTTTGCGTCGATCCGCCATAAAGGACAGTCCATGGGCGAAGTTATAGCAGATTCCATGGGAACGAAGGCAAAGAAATTGTTTATCACGTTCTCCTATCTTACATTGATTCTCGTGGTTGCAGCGTTTGCGTCTATAGTTGCCAATACATTTATGGCTACATATACAGAAAGCGGGGCTGTGGATGTGGCGGCAAGTGCGGCGAATGCCAGGACCGCCATGATTTCTATTTTATTTATCGTAATTGCTATTGTGTTCGGCCTGCTCGTATACAGACGTAACGCGTCCCTCGGCGTGTCAACGGTCGTCGGCGTGATCGCTATTGCCGCCTGTATGGCCATCGGTTTTAACTGGCATCCGTTATACTTAAGCAATACGGCATGGATGATCATTGTGGGAATCTATATTACGGTCGCATCCGTAACACCTGTATGGATCCTTCTGCAGCCGAGAGATTATCTGAGCTCTTTCCTGCTCTATTTTATGATGATAGTGGCAGTGGTGGGAATTATCGGAAGTGCGTTTACAGGCAGCGCGTCTATGGATATTCCTGCATTTACAGGATTTAAAGATACACTGGCGCCGACGGGCGCTTCACTCGGTTACATGTTCCCGGCGCTCTTTGTCACGATCGCGTGCGGAGCAATCTCAGGCTTTCACTCACTTGTCGGTTCCGGTACGACAGCAAAGCAGCTGAACAGTGAAAAAGATGCACGTCCGATCGCATACGGCGGTATGCTCATCGAATGTGCGCTCGCGATCATATCACTCTGCGCGGTAGGCTACATCTGGGCGAATTATGCGTCAGGGGAGACTGTTACGCCGACCGTTGTATTTGCCACCGGTATCTCCAAGATGGTAGGCTCCATTCCGGGGCTGGCAGGGACACAAGAGGTCGCTTATTCCATGCTTGTGCTTGCAGTGTCTGCATTCTGTCTGACATCACTTGATACGGCCACACGTCTGGCACGTTACATGTTCCAGGAGTTCTGGCTCAATCCGGGTGAGACGATCGCAGAGACGACGGGATATAAGAAAATACTCACAAATCCGATCGTTGCCACGATCATTACGGTCATTCTCGGAGTTGGCCTCGGCCTGACAGGCTATGCCAACGTATGGCCGCTGTTCGGAGCCGCCAACCAGCTGCTTGCCGCACTTGGCCTGCTCGGTGTTGCAACATGGCTTGGCAAGGCCGGAAAGAACAACAAGATGTTCTATATCCCGATGGCGTTTATGCTCGTAGTGACGATCACATCACTTTGTTTCACGATCAAGTCAAACGTGGCGGCTATCTCCTTAGGAGGCGCAGGCGTGTCATGGTGTTATATCCGTACGGTCATTGCGGTTCTGCTTGTTATACTGGCAGTAGTGCTTGCGGTGGATGGTATTAAGACATTGATGAAGCAGGATAAGAAGGCTGCTTAG